Proteins encoded in a region of the Triticum dicoccoides isolate Atlit2015 ecotype Zavitan chromosome 3A, WEW_v2.0, whole genome shotgun sequence genome:
- the LOC119272430 gene encoding uncharacterized protein LOC119272430, translated as MASGRTSSPIFQKGRKRFEPRSGPPRPECRRCHHQRPQDALLLPDASSLARRPLPVLPRASSGDHPGAQRQHHGCPVLELTLEVRTPPRDLHRPDPAPPSRIRAPSISSTRSGAAQPPMTSTMAPAEILCILSVDAPSSHEDLDAWLADNLPQILQEVQFECVIHCVIQRQNSVGATMYQSREWYREERMRTIQSE; from the exons atggcttctggtcgtacgtcgtcgcCGATTTTTCAGAAAG GGAGAAAACGTTtcgagcccagatccggcccgcccaggcccgagtGCCGCCGCTGCCACCACCAGCGCCCGCAGGACGCCCTCCTCCTCCCGGACGCTTCCTCCCTGGCCCGTCGCCCACTCCCAGTCCTCCCTCGTGCGTCGTCCGGCGACCACCCAG GAGCTCAGCGCCAGCACCATGGATGCCCAGTCCTCGAGCTCACCTTGGAGGTTCGAACGCCGCCACGGGACCTTCACCGGCCAGATCCGGCGCCTCCCTCCCGGATCCGCGCGCCCTCCATCTCCTCTACTCGATCCGGCGCCGCCCAACCCCCCATGACCTCCACCATGGCGCCCGCCGAGATCCTGTGCATCCTCTCCGTCGATGCGCCGTCGTCGCATGAGGACTTGGACGCCTGGCTCGCTGACAACCTCCCCCAAATCCTACAGGAGGTTCAG TTTGAATGTGTGATACATTGTGTGATCCAGCGACAAAATTCAGTTGGTGCTACTATGTATCAGTCAAGGGAATGGTACAGAGAAGAGAGAATGAGGACAATACAAAGTGAGTGA